A DNA window from Aspergillus nidulans FGSC A4 chromosome I contains the following coding sequences:
- the ags2 gene encoding alpha-1,3-glucan synthase agsA (transcript_id=CADANIAT00007149) → MRWRPLNPLLPLLAATAAGWPYEESLVDYNLNVNKNAATPADYYAPEWRNHTYMPSPENWRFPFYTLFLDRFVNGDPTNDNINGTVYEHDLNSNQMRHGGDAQGLVDTLDYLQGMGIKGIYLAGTILMNQPWGADGYSILDTTLLDQHFGTIQTWRNAITEIHKRGMYVLFDNTIATMGDLIGFKGYLNVSAPFSVKEHEAVWKSDRRYVDFDFGNTYNQTCEYPRFWNETGWPVDKDVRDELQGCYSSDFDQYGDREAFGVYPDWQRQLAKFASVQDRLREWNPSVRERLIRHSCMIIKALDIDGFRYDKATQATVDALGDMSSAYREITGGNNFGSIYLGRGRQPNQYPDSAMDSMAMNNESDHQYFLREDGLQALDSAAFHYSIYRSLTRFLGLDGNLAAGYDTPIDWTDAWNVMVMTNDMINANTGKFDPRHMFGATNQDVFRWPAIKQGIERQLLAMFITTLHLPGIPILLWGEEQGFYILDATADNYVYGRQAMSPATAWKTHGCFQLTADQYHNWPISKGREGCHDETVTYDHRDPSHPLRNIIKHMYQLRQDYQVLNDGYSVQKLSNQTRQIFYPGSNGTATETGMWSVLRDSVYKIQELHNEQPVWLVYQNDNKTVEYNFDCSDNDTALISPFATKTTVVNLFYPHDEYDLKDGPKKLHLNGSAEFNGCLDSMTLKPFEFKAFVPKERFVKPRPMITKITPGHDQPIISKVVASEAEDLDLSIYFSAEMDCDSVTKAIKVQSTTEVNKTALIDKDSVKCRRIDPNETRWTAQLPSVWAWSSKLTGVYNGIHRLTVTNATSEVGGSTQAVDHFLIRIGQIDNPMVFTTANYSTDLLHQHENGTLYIRHKAAGADKYRYSTNWGSSFSNWREYKGGDEFIEEQPWSGTKKQKWNGKHVRVEYWSKLTGSSSYVQEGDYDTKHQRRFPHLFFNGPYNQYGYDAGLDNEVKQDSDGYWKYRLRAEFPAQGQFNVWGMNPDGKPDQSFVFGDLDSDGVLDRMPPSSLNTLSINVTDRPPSSYLSWNIWVDDGTMSIQFQPTGSRTIQMVVYFLLWFVPLVTAIGCVYAFMKSFYQVKFNQIGISQKRSLFGFSVGRKPSLNPLTRLANKSGFLQSTPVFGTGSSRRRSVLIATMEYDIEDWGIRIKIGGLGVMAQLMGKNLGHQDLIWVVPCAGDVDYPEDQPAEPMFVTVLGNIYEVKVQYHVLNNITYVLLDAPVFRQQSKAEPYPARMDDLDSAIYYSAWNQCIAETIKRFPIDLYHINDYHGSIAPLYLLPQTIPVCLSLHNAEFQGLWPMRTQKERDEVCSVFNIDVDVARRYVQFGEVFNMLHAGASYLRVHQQGFGAVGVSRKYGKRSYARYPIFWGLKKVGNLPNPDPSDTAEWNKELPKESEIQVDQNYEASRAELKRQAQEWAGLEQNPNADLMVFVGRWSMQKGIDLIADVMPAVLEAHPNVQLICVGPVIDLYGKFAALKLDRMMQLYPGRVFSKPEFTALPPYIFSGAEFALIPSRDEPFGLVAVEFGRKGALGIGARVGGLGQMPGWWYNVESTTTAHLLHQFKLAIGCALNSKPQVRARMRARSAKQRFPVAQWVEDLEILQSTAMRIHSKGLAKASVQPYNSGSNTPLGMMTPPIASTGTVTPTGIQTPPLAHSRSGSYSNINRLSAYGPQQRNTIIYSRDPSPGGEDQPRSGIRQLSLGVRAGPGHLMRRGRRRLRRNSHAGTDENASVSMTEESSDDDIIPSFYGEEEYTLTPEQAEEVRRADMTPQQEQNHGSVRDFFTRRHSSQSSILSRSVLSPASSTTFDGDETFVPPAPPFAEPGNRLSSASVLSVDSVVGEKKDYKLQKVDPTFTDSTGEFYKVFERKLEKLNGSNSISQLCIEEYLEKSEKKWFDRFRDARLGRKQSPSSSIFRTKFEGSSPMALVSNDEVGSRASGSEPRMRPDEFCLGNDYVPPSGLKKWMQVRIFDWPIYSFILGLGQIIAANSYQITLLTGEVGQRPEKLYGIATVYLVSSIVWWFLFRFCKSVVVLSLPWLFYGFAFVLIGVAHYEGDSFARAWIQNVGAGVYAAASASGSLFFALNFGDENGAPVKNWVWRACIIQGTQQAYIIGLWYWGTSISQAVTRGVPDVQAHITETWRMTTICMPIAVFLWVLGILVFFGLPNYYRQTPGKVPSFYQSVCRRKIILWNFVVVILQNFFLSAPYGRNWSFLWSSVHAEPWHIGLLVVAFFGVAWVLILCIFARLSKSHSWILPVFACGLGAPRWAQIWWGVSGMGLFLPWAGSYTTGALVSRSLWLWLGILDSLQGLGFGMILLQTLTRMHICFTLLASQVLGSIATICARAFAPNNIGPGPISPDITDGAGAVANAWFWIALFFQLLICSFPIDVMS, encoded by the exons TCAAAGGTTATTTGAACGTTAGCGCCCCGTTCTCTGTCAAAGAGCACGAAGCTGTTTGGAAGTCTGACCGTCGCTACGTCGATTTTGATTTTGGAAACACCTACAATCAGACCTGCGAGTACCCTCGATTCTGGAACGAGACTGGCTGGCCCGTTGATAAAGACGTTCGTGATGAGCTACAAGGTTGCTATAGTAGTGATTTCGATCAATACGGTGACAGGGAAGCTTTCGGTGTATATCCAGACTGGCAGCGACAGCTGGCCAAGTTTGCATCAGTCCAGGATCGTCTCCGTGAATGGAACCCAAGCGTTCGCGAGAGACTAATCAGACATTCCTGCATGATTATCAAAGCTCTTGACATTGACGGATTTCGCTATGACAAAGCCACGCAGGCCACAGTGGACGCCCTTGGAGACATGTCGAGTGCTTATC GTGAGATTACTGGTGGAAACAATTTCGGCTCGATCTATCTCGGACGAGGAAGACAGCCCAACCAATACCCAGACTCTGCTATGGATTCTATGGCCATGAACAACGAGTCGGATCACCAATATTTTCTTCGTGAAGATGGTTTACAGGCGCTCGATAGCGCTGCCTTCCACTACTCAATCTATCGATCCCTCACCCGGTTCCTTGGCCTCGACGGAAatcttgctgctggttaCGATACGCCGATTGACTGGACAGATGCCTGGAATGTAATGGTGATGACCAATGACATGATAAACGCGAATACCGGTAAATTTGACCCGCGACACATGTTTGGTGCCACGAACCAGGATGTTTTTCGTTGGCCAGCCATCAAACAGGGTATCGAACGCCAACTCCTGGCGATGTTCATTACAACACTTCACCTCCCGGGTATTCCAATATTGTTGTGGGGTGAAGAGCAAGGTTTCTATATCTTGGACGCCACTGCAGACAACTATGTCTACGGCCGCCAGGCGATGTCACCAGCCACAGCTTGGAAAACCCATGGATGCTTCCAATTGACAGCAGATCAGTACCACAACTGGCCTATCAGCAAAGGACGTGAAGGCTGTCATGACGAGACAGTAACCTATGACCACCGCGACCCGTCTCATCCGCTCCGAAATATCATCAAACATATGTACCAGTTGCGACAAGATTACCAGGTTTTGAACGACGGATATTCTGTCCAGAAACTCTCCAATCAAACCCGCCAGATTTTCTATCCAGGCTCGAACGGAACGGCTACGGAGACCGGAATGTGGTCTGTCTTACGAGACTCAGTTTACAAGATCCAGGAGCTACACAACGAGCAACCGGTTTGGCTTGTATACCAGAATGACAACAAGACGGTGGAATACAATTTTGACTGCAGTGATAATGACACGGCGTTGATATCCCCCTTTGCCACCAAAACCACGGTTGTCAATCTCTTTTACCCGCATGACGAATATGACTTGAAGGACGGTCCAAAGAAGCTCCATCTTAATGGCTCAGCGGAGTTCAATGGATGCCTTGATAGCATGACGCTGAAGCCTTTCGAATTCAAGGCTTTCGTTCCGAAAGAGCGATTTGTGAAGCCTAGACCCATGATTACCAAAATCACACCAGGACACGACCAACCGATCATTTCCAAAGTCGTGGCGAGCGAGGCAGAGGATCTTGATTTGAGCATTTACTTCTCTGCGGAGATGGACTGCGACTCAGTCACAAAAGCGATCAAAGTGCAGTCCACCACAGAAGTCAATAAGACAGCTTTGATTGACAAAGACAGCGTGAAATGCAGGAGGATTGATCCAAACGAAACGCGGTGGACTGCCCAGCTACCCAGCGTCTGGGCGTGGTCGTCAAAGTTGACCGGAGTATACAATGGAATTCATCGGCTGACCGTCACCAATGCCACCAGCGAGGTTGGAGGCTCAACACAGGCTGTTGATCACTTTCTCATTCGCATTGGTCAAATAGACAATCCCATGGTCTTCACCACGGCCAATTACTCCACTGACCTACTTCACCAGCACGAGAACGGAACACTCTATATTCGACACAAAGCCGCTGGTGCTGATAAATATCGTTATTCCACCAATTGGGGAAGCTCTTTTTCAAACTGGCGCGAATACAAAGGTGGCGACGAATTCATTGAAGAACAACCATGGTCCGGAACTAAAAAGCAGAAATGGAATGGGAAGCATGTCCGCGTTGAGTACTGGAGCAAGTTGACTGGTAGCAGCAGCTATGTCCAAGAAGGTGACTATGATACCAAGCATCAAAGACGCTTCCCGCACCTCTTCTTCAATGGGCCTTACAACCAGTATGGATACGATGCAGGACTGGACAATGAGGTGAAACAGGACAGTGACGGGTACTGGAAATATCGGCTCCGAGCGGAATTCCCTGCTCAGGGACAGTTTAATGTTTGGGGTATGAACCCAGACGGGAAGCCCGACCAGAGTTTTGTGTTTGGTGATCTTGATTCTGACGGTGTTTTGGACCGCATGCCACCATCCTCCCTGAACACCCTTTCTATTAACGTCACCGACAGGCCACCGTCGTCCTATCTATCTTGGAATATTTGGGTCGATGACGGTACCATGAGCATCCAGTTTCAACCGACTGGCTCGAGGACAATCCAGATGGTAGTTTATTTCTTGCTTTGGTTCGTACCGCTTGTGACAGCTATCGGATGCGTATATGCTTTCATGAAATCGTTTTACCAGGTCAAATTCAACCAGATTGGAATCAGCCAGAAGCGGTCATTATTCGGTTTCTCAGTCGGCCGGAAGCCTTCATTGAATCCACTGACGCGGCTTGCCAATAAATCCGGATTTCTCCAAAGCACGCCTGTCTTTGGAACAGGGTCTTCTCGCAGGCGCAGTGTTCTCATCGCCACTATGGAGTATGACATTGAGGACTGGGGTATCAGGATTAAAATTGGTGGTCTTGGAGTCATGGCACAGCTCATGGGCAAGAACCTCGGGCATCAAGATCTCATTTGGGTTGTCCCATGTGCGGGGGACGTAGACTACCCAGAGGATCAGCCAGCTGAGCCAATGTTTGTGACTGTTCTCGGGAACATCTACGAAGTCAAGGTTCAGTATCATGTCCTGAACAATATTACATATGTTCTTCTCGATGCGCCCGTTTTCCGTCAACAGTCAAAGGCTGAGCCCTACCCTGCTCGCATGGACGACCTTGATAGTGCGATATACTATTCCGCCTGGAATCAGTGCATTGCTGAGACCATCAAGCGCTTCCCTATCGACCTTTATCATATCAATGATTATCATGGTTCTATTGCGCCTCTCTACCTTCTTCCCCAGACGATCCCTGTTTGTCTTTCGCTTCACAACGCCGAATTTCAGGGTCTCTGGCCCATGCGCACACAAAAGGAAAGGGATGAGGTTTGCTCTGTTTTCAATATCGACGTCGATGTCGCCAGGCGATATGTCCAATTTGGCGAAGTTTTTAACATGCTCCATGCCGGTGCTAGCTACCTTCGTGTCCACCAACAAGGGTTCGGCGCTGTAGGTGTTTCCAGGAAATATGGAAAACGCTCGTACGCGCGCTATCCCATCTTCTGGGGTCTCAAGAAGGTTGGGAATCTTCCGAACCCAGATCCTTCTGACACGGCTGAATGGAACAAGGAACTGCCTAAAGAAAGTGAGATCCAGGTAGACCAGAACTACGAGGCAAGCAGGGCAGAGCTGAAACGGCAAGCGCAGGAATGGGCGGGCCTTGAACAAAACCCTAATGCTGACCTTATGGTTTTCGTGGGACGGTGGTCGATGCAGAAAGGAATCGATCTGATAGCTGATGTTATGCCCGCTGTTTTGGAGGCTCATCCCAATGTTCAGCTGATCTGTGTCGGCCCAGTCATTGACCTTTATGGAAAATTTGCCGCCCTGAAGCTTGACCGGATGATGCAGCTCTACCCTGGGCGTGTGTTCTCAAAGCCCGAGTTTACAGCACTTCCTCCATACATATTTTCAGGAGCGGAGTTTGCCTTGATCCCATCCCGTGACGAACCGTTCGGACTGGTTGCCGTTGAATTTGGTCGCAAGGGAGCCTTGGGAATCGGTGCACGTGTTGGAGGGCTTGGCCAGATGCCGGGTTGGTGGTATAATGTTGAATCAACAACTACTGCCCATCTGCTTCATCAATTTAAACTAGCTATCGGATGTGCCTTGAACTCGAAACCCCAAGTTAGGGCAAGGATGCGTGCAAGATCTGCAAAGCAGCGTTTCCCTGTTGCTCAATGGGTTGAGGACCTCGAGATTCTACAGTCAACGGCCATGCGAATCCACAGCAAAGGCTTGGCTAAGGCGAGCGTCCAGCCCTATAACTCAGGAAGCAACACCCCACTTGGCATGATGACGCCCCCTATTGCGTCGACTGGGACTGTTACCCCGACGGGAATCCAGACACCTCCTCTTGCCCATTCGCGATCAGGAAGCTACTCAAACATCAACCGCCTCAGTGCTTATGGGCCTCAGCAACGTAACACGATAATCTACAGCCGAGACCCAAGCCCAGGCGGCGAAGACCAGCCTAGATCTGGTATTCGACAGTTATCACTTGGTGTTAGGGCTGGGCCTGGACATCTTATGCGTCGTGGCCGCCGCAGGTTGAGAAGAAATAGCCACGCGGGGACGGACGAGAACGCCAGCGTCTCCATGACGGAGGAGAGTAGCGACGACGATATAATCCCAAGTTTCTACGGGGAAGAGGAGTACACGCTTACCCCTGAACAGGCTGAGGAAGTACGTCGCGCAGATATGACACCACAGCAGGAACAGAATCATGGCTCGGTTAGGGACTTCTTTACCCGTCGTCACTCGAGTCAGAGCTCGATTTTGTCTCGTAGTGTTTTGTCTCCAGCCAGTTCGACTACGTTTGACGGGGACGAGACCTTCGTTCCACCCGCACCACCGTTTGCAGAACCTGGAAACCGTCTCAGCAGTGCGTCGGTACTCTCTGTTGACTCAGTAGTGGGCGAGAAGAAAGATTACAAACTGCAAAAAGTTGATCCTACATTTACCGATAGCACTGGCGAATTCTACAAGGTTTTTGAAAGAAAACTAGAAAAGCTCAATGGCTCGAACTCCATCTCCCAACTTTGCATCGAGGAAtatctggagaagagcgaaAAGAAATGGTTTGACCGATTCCGTGATGCACGACTTGGCCGCAAACAGTccccgtcgtcttccatttTCCGCACCAAGTTTGAAGGCTCCTCGCCTATGGCACTCGTATCAAACGATGAAGTCGGATCGCGCGCGAGTGGAAGCGAGCCCCGTATGAGGCCTGACGAATTTTGTCTTGGAAACGACTATGTTCCTCCCTCTGGGCTCAAGAAGTGGATGCAAGTTCGGATTTTCGACTGGCCCATTTACTCCTTCATTCTCGGACTGGGCCAAATTATAGCAGCGAACTCTTACCAGATCACCTTGTTGACTGGAGAAGTCGGCCAGCGGCCTGAGAAGCTCTATGGTATTGCAACAGTATACCTCGTGAGCTCTATAGTCTGGTGGTTTCTTTTCCGCTTTTGCAAATCTGTCGTGGTACTGTCTCTGCCCTGGCTGTTCTACGGTTTCGCCTTTGTTCTTATTGGAGTCGCACACTATGAGGGCGATAGCTTCGCTCGTGCTTGGATCCAGAACGTTGGAGCCGGTGTATACGCCGCTGCATCAGCCAGTGGCTCATTGTTTTTCGCCCTTAACTTCGGAGACGAAAACGGTGCACCAGTCAAGAATTGGGTGTGGCGTGCTTGCATCATACAAGGTACCCAGCAAGCCTACATCATCGGTCTTTGGTACTGGGGGACTTCTATATCGCAAGCAGTCACCAGAGGCGTTCCGGATGTTCAAGCCCATATCACGGAGACATGGAGAATGAC TACTATCTGTATGCCGATAGCAGTCTTTCTCTGGGTACTCGgcatccttgtcttctttggcCTACCAAACTATTACCGCCAGACGCCTGGAAAAGTCCCTTCGTTCTACCAATCTGTCTGCCGTCGGAAGATCATCCTCTGGAACTTCGTAGTGGTCATTCTGCAAAATTTCTTCCTCAGCGCCCCCTACGGACGAAACTGGAGCT TCCTCTGGAGCTCCGTCCACGCGGAACCCTGGCACATCGGCCTTCTGgtcgtcgccttcttcggaGTCGCCTGGGTTCTCATCCTCTGTATCTTCGCCCGGCTTTCCAAATCCCACAGTTGGATCCTCCCCGTTTTTGCCTGCGGTCTTGGTGCCCCGCGATGGGCACAGATCTGGTGGGGGGTCTCGGGAATGGGCTTATTCCTCCCTTGGGCAGGAAGCTACACGACCGGCGCACTAGTATCTCGCTCTCTCTGGCTATGGCTGGGTATTCTCGACTCCCTGCAAGGCTTAGGCTTTGGTATGATTCTATTACAAACACTCACACGGATGCATATCTGCTTCACGCTTTTGGCGAGTCAAGTCCTAGGCTCTATTGCGACGATCTGCGCCAGGGCTTTTGCGCCGAATAATATCGGGCCAGGGCCCATCTCTCCTGATATTACGGATGGAGCGGGCGCCGTTGCAAACGCGTGGTTCTGGATTGCGTTGTTCTTCCAGTTGTTGATTTG TTCCTTCCCTATTGATGTTATGTCATAA